In Corythoichthys intestinalis isolate RoL2023-P3 unplaced genomic scaffold, ASM3026506v1 HiC_scaffold_89, whole genome shotgun sequence, a genomic segment contains:
- the LOC130911717 gene encoding metal transporter CNNM1-like, with the protein MAAEDEAARCCLRSPQSRGAPLSPSRCLWLLLGLCWLLPTPALCLLGFRPEETGAELSVDDGVLKATEGTRFMLRVYYSTSPQRLNRTAGTRANNAAPWIAFIEEPSPGREGQVHPKRNMCMDKNARTSDIEVLGSFKSASSQNSVLVELLAKDLRRGEKIKYYSMCAFDGSKWEHYRTRDFWVAVTERSAVPELWLQVLVSVLLLGLSALFSGLNLSLLALDPVELQVLQNSGTDKEQNYARKIESVRRHGNYVLCTLLLGNAIINASLAVWMCQILGMTWLSTVICAFGIFFIGEILPHSVASRHGLAIASKTIWVTRLLMVLSFPISYPISKLLDLILNQEISNFYTREKLLEMLRVSDPYHDLVKEELNIIQGALELRTKTVEDVLTPLSDCFMLASDVVLDFNTMSEIMESGYTRIPVFENDRSNILDILFVKDLAFVDPDDCTPLKTITQFYKHPLHCVFNDTKLDAMLEEFKK; encoded by the coding sequence ATGGCTGCGGAGGATGAGGCCGCGCGGTGCTGCCTCAGGTCCCCGCAGTCCCGCGGGGCTCCGCTCTCTCCGTCCCGCTGCCTGTGGCTCCTGCTCGGCCTCTGCTGGCTGCTGCCCACCCCGGCTCTCTGCCTGCTCGGCTTCCGTCCGGAGGAGACCGGAGCGGAGCTGTCCGTGGACGACGGGGTGCTGAAAGCCACGGAGGGAACCCGCTTCATGCTGCGGGTGTACTACTCCACCTCCCCGCAGAGGCTCAACCGCACCGCGGGGACCCGCGCCAACAATGCCGCGCCCTGGATCGCCTTCATCGAGGAGCCGAGTCCCGGCAGAGAGGGACAGGTTCACCCCAAGAGGAACATGTGCATGGACAAGAACGCCAGGACGTCCGACATCGAGGTTTTAGGTTCCTTCAAGTCTGCTTCCAGTCAGAACTCAGTGCTGGTCGAGCTGCTGGCCAAAGACTTGCGAAGAGGGGAGAAGATTAAGTATTACTCCATGTGCGCCTTCGACGGGTCCAAGTGGGAACACTACCGGACAAGAGACTTCTGGGTCGCCGTGACAGAGCGCTCTGCTGTCCCGGAGCTCTGGCTGCAGGTCCTGGTCTCCGTCCTGCTGCTCGGCTTATCGGCTCTTTTCAGCGGACTGAACCTCAGCCTGCTGGCGCTCGACCCGGTGGAGCTACAAGTCCTGCAGAACAGCGGCACCGACAAGGAGCAGAACTACGCGCGAAAGATTGAATCTGTGCGtcggcatgggaactacgtcctGTGCACGCTGCTGCTGGGCAACGCGATCATCAACGCGTCTTTGGCGGTGTGGATGTGCCAGATCCTGGGCATGACCTGGCTCTCCACGGTCATTTGCGCCTTTGGCATCTTCTTCATCGGGGAGATTCTTCCTCACTCCGTGGCATCGCGTCACGGCCTGGCTATCGCGTCCAAAACCATCTGGGTGACGCGGCTGCTGATGGTGCTCTCCTTCCCCATCTCCTACCCCATCAGCAAACTGCTGGACCTCATTCTCAACCAGGAGATCTCCAACTTCTACACCAGAGAGAAACTGCTGGAGATGCTGCGCGTCTCAGACCCGTACCACGATCTGGTGAAAGAGGAGCTGAACATCATCCAGGGCGCGCTGGAGCTGCGCACCAAGACGGTGGAGGACGTCCTGACGCCGCTGAGCGACTGCTTCATGCTGGCGTCGGACGTGGTGCTGGACTTCAACACCATGTCAGAGATCATGGAGAGCGGGTACACCAGGATACCGGTGTTCGAGAACGACAGGTCCAACATATTGGACATCCTGTTTGTCAAGGACTTGGCCTTCGTGGACCCGGACGACTGCACTCCGCTGAAAACCATAACGCAGTTCTACAAACACCCGCTGCACTGCGTCTTCAACGACACCAAGCTGGACGCGATGCTGGAGGAGTTTAAAAAAG